In bacterium, the genomic window AAGCCCATAGTCGCGTCTGACTTGCCTCAGATAGCCAAGACCATCCGCGACAACGTGGATGGTCTTCTTGCCAGGCCCGGGGATGAAAAGGACCTCGCCAGCAAAATAGCAGTCATGCTCGACGACTCTGCACTAAGAGACCGTCTGGCCAAGACGGCCCACGAACGCTGGGCCGGCAAGCTCTCCTGGCTCAACTGTGCGCGGAGGGTTCTTGAAGCCACGAAAAAGCAGGGGAAATAGGGGACGTGGCACTGCGCCGGACATCAAGCCTGTATCAGCGGGCGGAGATGCTGCTTGACTTTTTCCTGGTGGTGTTGGTGATTCTCTTGCCTTTTGAGAAGCAGACTGCACAGGTACTGAACACCGCGCTTTATGGCGCGCTGGGGCTGGTTGTCCTTTTGGCTCTCGCTCGCCGAACAACCACGAGAATATCCACACCACTTGACCTGCCCATCCTTGCACTTGTCGTGATGGCAGTCCTCAGCACTGTGTTCAGTATCGACCCGCTAATATCACTGAAGTCTATTCATCGGACGTTAATACAGTTCCTCTTAGTCTATTATCTCGTGGTCTATGCGGTCAACAGCATCGAAAGGGTCAAATTGCTGGCCTTTGCATTCCTGGCCGGCTCGGTGCCGGTCTCTCTATACGGCATATTTACGTTTTTCTCTAAAGAGGAATTGATTGACGGGCGCGTTCACTCCACGTTCTACCATCCAACGCGTCTTGCAAACTATCTAGTGTTTGTTGTGGCAATCAGCGTGCTGCTCGGGGCGCACTATCGCTCGCGCAAGGCTCTCCAGATGGTCTTGTATGCCGCCTTTGGTCTGGGTTCCTTCTGCCTTGTTCTTACGGCCTCACGAGGCGCCACGCTGGGGCTCCTGCTGGGTTTTCTCGTTGTCTTCGGGCCTCGGAGGAAATGGTTGTGGCTTATGCTTGCCGTGGTTGTTGCCACGTCGATCGCCATCGTCCCCTTTCAAAGCAAACATCTTCGCTTCATGAAGGTGGCCGAGAGCTTCTCCAAAGGAATGGATGCGAACACGGTCTTGGGCGAGAGGAGGTTCCTATGGCAAAGCGCGATGAGGATGATCAAGGACCATCCCGTTGTCGGGATTGGATATGGCAAGACATTTAATCTGCTTTACAGATCGGCCTATGTGGAGGAAGGCGCGACGCAGGACCACTCATCGGCTCACAACATCTTGCTCGAGATCGCTCTGGAAATGGGGCCGCTAGGTCTTGCGGTGTTTCTCTGGCTGCACATCTTGATCTTCGTTTCGACGTTTAGGCTCGTTCGGCGCCAGCTCCGGCCGAGCACGTTTGCCCGGGCGCTTGCCGCGGGAATACTAATCGGTTTGATTGGCGTTACCTTCAACGGGATGGCCAACTACTTCTACAGGGACAGGCTGATACTCGTTTACTGGCTTTTTGTGGGCATTGTTTTCAGTCTGCGTCGAATAGCTTCCCGAGACCCCGTTGCCGAGCCTGCGTCCCTGAAGGGC contains:
- a CDS encoding O-antigen ligase family protein encodes the protein MLLDFFLVVLVILLPFEKQTAQVLNTALYGALGLVVLLALARRTTTRISTPLDLPILALVVMAVLSTVFSIDPLISLKSIHRTLIQFLLVYYLVVYAVNSIERVKLLAFAFLAGSVPVSLYGIFTFFSKEELIDGRVHSTFYHPTRLANYLVFVVAISVLLGAHYRSRKALQMVLYAAFGLGSFCLVLTASRGATLGLLLGFLVVFGPRRKWLWLMLAVVVATSIAIVPFQSKHLRFMKVAESFSKGMDANTVLGERRFLWQSAMRMIKDHPVVGIGYGKTFNLLYRSAYVEEGATQDHSSAHNILLEIALEMGPLGLAVFLWLHILIFVSTFRLVRRQLRPSTFARALAAGILIGLIGVTFNGMANYFYRDRLILVYWLFVGIVFSLRRIASRDPVAEPASLKGTAS